A region of Halalkaliarchaeum desulfuricum DNA encodes the following proteins:
- a CDS encoding type II secretion system F family protein yields MSVDADDKRLSILDRALYALFARHADGTKHATARRRYRATDLRVSFDVFLSRLYALSWLLASFACVLGVGFLLAVPDRTLAGVDAILLRIASVQPFTAASRLSIAVGFAAVLAVAIKVTTIRVGGLYLRWMATARRTDIERTLPGAVRYLHSLSSGSDDAREMLRRTARNDAYGETAVAFRKTLNTAELTGSLDAGLRRVARDTPSRELLAPFLLKFREHAMQGEDALESYLRMESRMLSHRQERARTRASGYLELLAELFVVLLVLPALFVIVLTVMSVLAPGLAERVSTPVGPVSMRALAVYGSAGFILLVGVAAVLVVESVRPDDQHTSYVRPNAAIATLKTARRNPASAAVVFLPLGMAVGIVAAQSGTGAVNAFLAGYVGYGLPVGFVALRRARLDDAKDREIRDFVHAVSGHVSLGRPFPEAVRIVSKEVDLGPLDDDVADLGFNLGLTSAPEGVRERGVTTGGTLQGTSDRRTAALDRFVERVGTPLGEQTVGLVTGALEAGSDTETVFENLQSEIGRLYHEKQSLRSAMLVYAVVGWTTAVLIVGIVVAVNQYIVDGFTQLSSTPGTAGFALDPATIDPERDGFRFYVVTQATMLASGWFAGIASRNRYEALLHSSVLVCICYLVFAGVGAV; encoded by the coding sequence ATGAGTGTCGATGCCGACGACAAGCGACTGTCGATTCTGGACCGCGCGCTGTACGCGCTGTTCGCCCGCCACGCGGACGGAACGAAACACGCCACGGCCCGCCGTCGATATCGGGCAACCGATCTGCGAGTCAGTTTCGACGTGTTCCTGTCCCGGCTGTACGCCCTGTCGTGGCTGCTGGCATCGTTCGCCTGCGTTCTCGGCGTCGGGTTCCTCCTTGCTGTTCCGGACCGCACTCTCGCCGGCGTCGATGCGATCCTGCTCCGGATCGCCAGCGTACAGCCGTTCACCGCCGCCTCGCGGCTCTCTATCGCCGTCGGATTCGCCGCCGTCCTCGCGGTCGCGATCAAGGTGACGACGATCCGGGTCGGTGGGCTGTATCTCCGGTGGATGGCGACCGCCCGCCGAACCGACATCGAACGGACGCTCCCGGGTGCAGTTCGGTACCTCCACTCGCTTTCCTCCGGAAGCGACGACGCCCGCGAGATGCTCCGACGGACCGCCCGAAACGACGCCTACGGCGAGACTGCAGTCGCCTTCAGGAAAACGCTCAACACCGCGGAACTCACCGGGAGCCTCGACGCCGGATTGCGGCGGGTCGCACGTGACACGCCCTCCAGAGAGTTGCTCGCACCGTTTCTGCTCAAGTTCCGCGAACACGCGATGCAGGGCGAGGACGCACTCGAGAGCTACCTCCGCATGGAAAGCCGGATGTTGAGCCACCGTCAGGAACGGGCCCGCACTCGGGCCTCCGGCTACCTCGAACTGCTCGCCGAACTGTTCGTCGTGTTGCTCGTGTTGCCCGCCCTTTTCGTCATCGTTCTCACAGTGATGAGCGTGCTCGCGCCCGGGCTGGCCGAGCGGGTGTCGACGCCGGTCGGTCCCGTCAGCATGCGGGCGCTGGCCGTCTACGGGAGCGCCGGGTTCATCCTGCTCGTCGGCGTCGCGGCGGTGCTGGTCGTCGAGAGCGTCCGCCCGGACGACCAGCACACGAGCTACGTCCGTCCGAACGCCGCGATCGCGACGCTCAAAACTGCACGGCGGAACCCCGCAAGCGCGGCAGTCGTCTTCCTCCCGCTCGGGATGGCCGTCGGGATCGTCGCCGCGCAGTCTGGAACCGGGGCAGTAAACGCGTTCCTCGCGGGGTACGTCGGATACGGGCTACCCGTCGGGTTCGTCGCGCTGCGGCGGGCACGGCTCGACGACGCCAAAGACAGGGAGATCCGCGACTTCGTTCACGCCGTCTCGGGACACGTCTCGCTGGGACGACCGTTCCCCGAGGCGGTTCGGATCGTCTCGAAGGAGGTCGATCTCGGGCCGCTCGACGACGACGTCGCCGATCTGGGGTTCAACCTCGGACTCACCTCCGCTCCCGAGGGCGTTCGGGAGCGGGGCGTCACCACAGGCGGGACGCTTCAGGGCACCTCCGACAGGCGAACCGCCGCGCTGGACCGGTTCGTCGAACGGGTGGGAACACCGCTCGGGGAACAGACTGTCGGGCTCGTCACCGGCGCACTCGAGGCCGGCAGCGACACCGAAACAGTGTTCGAGAACCTGCAATCCGAGATCGGTCGGCTGTACCACGAAAAGCAGTCGCTGCGGTCGGCGATGCTCGTGTACGCGGTGGTCGGCTGGACGACCGCGGTGCTCATCGTCGGCATCGTCGTCGCAGTCAACCAGTACATCGTCGACGGGTTCACACAGCTTTCGTCGACGCCGGGGACGGCCGGGTTCGCGCTCGATCCAGCGACGATCGACCCCGAGCGCGACGGCTTCCGGTTTTACGTCGTCACCCAGGCGACGATGCTCGCGTCCGGCTGGTTTGCCGGGATCGCCTCCCGCAACCGGTACGAGGCGCTGTTGCACTCGAGTGTGCTCGTCTGTATTTGCTATCTCGTCTTCGCGGGAGTGGGTGCGGTATGA
- a CDS encoding DUF7289 family protein — translation MSRQPISGNSSVRAQSEVVGVALLLGIAVLSLGALTLTIGVALEENAAAADANAVATDLEQGIEPVTATGTRESSLSFTDGTLRTTERTVRVIEDDEVISTWDVGAIVYETDGHRVISLGGAVVESRGEYSRVHEGPPVAASEGAFLVGVVEIDPVESVSHGGTGASTLTLRTTVSHDRTELGDGEYAVAVETTTPDAWGREFERQGASTSVETFEGDDEPSVVGRFEGERTGYVVIHDVELEVFHD, via the coding sequence ATGAGCCGGCAACCGATAAGCGGTAACTCCTCCGTTCGGGCCCAGTCGGAGGTCGTCGGCGTGGCGCTGTTGCTCGGGATCGCCGTACTCAGCCTCGGTGCACTCACCCTCACCATCGGCGTCGCACTCGAGGAGAACGCCGCCGCCGCGGACGCGAACGCGGTCGCCACCGATCTCGAGCAGGGGATCGAACCGGTCACGGCGACCGGCACCCGCGAATCGAGCCTGTCGTTTACCGATGGGACGCTTCGAACCACCGAACGGACGGTCCGCGTCATCGAGGACGACGAGGTGATCTCGACGTGGGACGTCGGCGCGATCGTGTACGAAACAGACGGCCACCGGGTGATCTCTCTCGGCGGTGCTGTCGTGGAGTCCCGAGGGGAATATTCGCGTGTCCACGAGGGGCCACCGGTGGCCGCATCCGAGGGGGCGTTCCTCGTCGGGGTCGTCGAGATCGACCCAGTCGAATCGGTGTCGCACGGCGGCACCGGAGCCTCGACGCTCACGCTCCGGACGACCGTCTCGCACGACCGCACCGAACTCGGCGACGGCGAGTACGCCGTCGCGGTCGAGACCACGACGCCCGACGCCTGGGGACGGGAGTTCGAACGACAGGGGGCGTCCACATCGGTCGAGACGTTCGAGGGAGACGACGAGCCCAGCGTCGTGGGACGGTTCGAGGGAGAGCGAACGGGCTACGTCGTGATTCACGACGTCGAACTCGAGGTGTTCCATGACTGA